Proteins encoded in a region of the Esox lucius isolate fEsoLuc1 chromosome 9, fEsoLuc1.pri, whole genome shotgun sequence genome:
- the LOC105029350 gene encoding CMRF35-like molecule 8: MNVLNVVSCCLLSVLSAVASPPSQVVVGGHVTFSCSFSWASTNNKYFCKETCSGEDILVETKGSRNVNQGRYNITDYGSGDITVTIKDLKKSDSGTYWCGVERSIKDSYQEVHLTVTDAPPTTKPSTVPPTSHVFTTLPNIPGTSPNGSKMFLTSAADVLPSDSPGAGQNSTNRLSTGLMVWTSVGLVVMVIGLVLLLFYKKRRDIETSPPLIHSNTNTAPSGQEMKSLKPTPTPQPVYDNVNTAHNGDKRRRTRPTPPPLASSNINTPPSGEERGRSRQTPPPQPVYNNINTPPSGEERGRSRQTPPPQPVFNNINSAPSGEVNQLYENTRKLK, from the exons ATGAATGTCCTCAATGTTGTTTCCTGCTGTCTCCTCTCAG TTCTGTCTGCTGTGGCTTCACCTCCCAGTCAGGTGGTTGTAGGAGGACACGTCACTTTCTCCTGTTCATTCTCATGGGCTTCAACCAACAACAAGTACTTCTGTAAGGAGACGTGTTCTGGTGAAGATATTCTGGTTGAAACTAAAGGGAGCAGGAATGTAAATCAAGGTAGATACAATATAACAGACTATGGAAGTGGAGACATCACTGTGACCATCAAGGACCTGAAGAAGTCAGACTCTGGGACATACTGGTGTGGAGTGGAGAGATCTATAAAGGACTCATACCAAGAGGTGCATCTGACAGTTACTGATG CTCCTCCCACTACTAAACCATCAACTGTCCCCCCAACATCCCATGTCTTCACAACCCTCCCAAACATCCCTGGAACCTCCCCAAACGGTTCCAAAATGTTTCTGACATCTGCAGCAG ATGTTCTTCCCTCAGACTCTCCTGGAGCAGGACAGA ACTCTACCAACAGACTGTCTACTGGTCTGATGGTGTGGACCAGTGTTGGTCTGGTAGTCATGGTGATTGGACTGGTCCTGCTCCTGTTCTacaaaaagaggagagacatcGAGACATCCCCACCACTAATCCACTCTAACACCAACACTGCCCCTAGTGGACAGGAGATGAAAAGCCTGAAACCAACACCAACTCCACAACCAGTTTACGATAACGTTAATACTGCCCATAATGGAGACAAGAGAAGAAGGACGAGACCAACTCCACCTCCATTAGCCTCCTCAAACATCAACACTCCCCctagtggagaggagagaggaaggagcagACAAACCCCACCTCCACAACCAGTCTATAATAACATCAACACTCCCCctagtggagaggagagaggaaggagcagACAAACCCCACCTCCACAACCAGTCTTTAATAACATCAACTCTGCCCCTAGTGGAGAg GTTAACCAGTTGTATGAGAATACCAgaaagctgaaataa
- the LOC117594916 gene encoding CMRF35-like molecule 9, whose amino-acid sequence MHCLSYYIVLSAVAIHSKKDVGGHGTFPCSFSWASTNNKYFCKETCSGEDILVETKGSRNVTQGRYSIDDDGNGHVTVTIKDLKKSDSGTYWCGVERFGPDSYQEVHLTVTDDSPGTGQTLMVWTRVGVVVMVTVMGLVLTLFCIKRRGSRRQTSPQLVYKNTKTAPSGEERGNKQPKPPQPVYYNTNTAPSGEERGNKQPKPPQPVYYNTNTAPSGEEKVDRLYENTRKPRKKRYVAPVIPINSPNASTNPADHAPTTNHADHAPTTNLADHAPTTNLADHTSTTYPAGQVTRAVMNGMLAE is encoded by the exons ATGCACTGTCTGTCTTATTACATAGTTCTGTCTGCCGTGGCTATTCATTCCAAAAAGGATGTTGGAGGACACGGCACTTTCCCGTGTTCATTCTCATGGGCTTCAACCAACAACAAGTACTTCTGTAAGGAGACGTGTTCTGGTGAAGATATTCTGGTTGAAACTAAAGGGAGCAGGAATGTAACTCAAGGTAGATACAGTATAGACGACGATGGAAATGGACATGTCACTGTGACCATCAAGGACCTGAAGAAGTCAGACTCTGGGACATACTGGTGTGGAGTGGAGAGATTTGGCCCAGACTCATACCAAGAGGTGCATCTGACAGTTACTGATG ACTCTCCTGGAACAGGACAGA CTCTGATGGTGTGGACCCGTGTTGGTGTCGTAGTCATGGTGACGGTCATGGGACTGGTCCTGACTCTGTTCTGTATAAAGAGAAGAGGAAGCAGGAGACAAACATCTCCACAGCTGGTCTACAAAAACACCAAGACTGCCCctagtggagaggagagaggaaacaaGCAACCAAAACCTCCACAACCAGTCTACTACAACACCAACACTGCCCctagtggagaggagagaggaaacaaGCAACCAAAACCTCCACAACCAGTCTACTACAACACCAACACTGCCCCTAGTGGAGAGGAGAAG GTTGACAGGTTGTATGAGAACACCAGAAAGCCCAGGAAAAAGAGATACGTTGCCCCGGTGATCCCAATCAACTCACCTAACGCCTCAACCAACCCTGCTGACCACGCCCCTACAACCAACCATGCTGACCACGCCCCTACAACCAACCTTGCTGACCACGCCCCTACAACCAACCTTGCTGACCACACCTCTACAACCTACCCTGCTGGTCAAGTCACAA gggcagtaatgaatggaatgttggCTGAGTAA